The Toxorhynchites rutilus septentrionalis strain SRP chromosome 3, ASM2978413v1, whole genome shotgun sequence genome includes a region encoding these proteins:
- the LOC129773925 gene encoding uncharacterized protein LOC129773925: MTNKLDPATRREWEAVSSGTVPASYSMLENFVTDRCQMLEAIPSKKRSYVESTIPAKRVNLEGRALTVTKPSQLCAACRGEHFLGGCNRYRAKSIDEKLKMIKRFALCYNCFKSNHTTDKCRSGGCFKCDGKHHTSIHREKKESFYYNDNPPDKRHQEKKQITQTYPSTQASILPTAIVLVHSLDRAPILGRVLLDSGSQFNFATKSLMNRLGVPTQTTKVNVTIPVLVSDNVIGSIPSKDLNTDNWNLSDVNLADPDFHLSSPVDILLGVSIVFDIIRSGNKDIGEELPRIQNTALGWVIGGGRAYIKANTEVSMVISGTKNSFVPIEWTEEKSLCEQLFVDTTTRTEDGRFIVRLPRKPNSDQLGDSKTLALGQFLKLEKRFEVDPLLHQQYSTFISEYLELGHMSKVNEKDLDGLNGPVFYSPHHPVFRPESATTKLRVVFNASAASSSGLSLNDVLMTGPTIQQDTFNILLRFRFPKYVLIADLEKMFRQILVHETDCQLQYILWRFSSEEAVSTYRLNTVTYGTCSAPYVAARCLKQVAIESKARFPQASSVIETDFYMDDMVTGLDDLDELIELKEEITAILNDAGFKLHKWNSNSSALVPDDRKKDEVKILGLRWNSKVDVFGFQSELQMHTKITKRNVLSDIQKIYDPLGMLSPLVVHADKKVVFETTGLIAWTTVSSKRRRVTSEYLDYGTSDQTSSWTGQAHSCSYSDYGKSNGSYLCNSYKISFKHHSDGKYVCWPDKASSHYAKETLAYLKEKQITYVPKERNPTNLPQCRPIEDFFSFLSTLVYKNKLAAHSLGTRANAYTGSSKPVQMTPQQQQQQQQQRAAVAMKSRKLGRS; the protein is encoded by the exons ATGACCAATAAACTGGACCCAGCCACCCGTCGTGAGTGGGAAGCTGTCTCTTCAGGAACAGTACCTGCATCGTACAGCATGCTGGAAAATTTCGTAACGGACCGCTGTCAAATGCTAGAAGCTATACCTTCAAAGAAAAGATCTTATGTGGAAAGCACTATTCCTGCGAAAAGGGTTAATTTGGAAGGACGGGCACTGACAGTCACAAAACCATCGCAATTATGCGCAGCTTGCAGAGGGGAACACTTTCTTGGAGGCTGTAATCGGTATCGTGCAAAATCTATCGACGAAAAGCTGAAGATGATCAAGCGTTTCGCACTGTGCTACAATTGCTTCAAGTCAAACCATACTACAGATAAATGTCGAAGCGGAGGCTGCTTCAAATGTGATGGGAAGCATCATACATCCATCCACCGAGAGAAGAAAGAAAGTTTCTATTACAATGACAACCCACCAGATAAGCGTCATCAAGAGAAAA AACAAATAACGCAGACTTATCCATCGACACAAGCATCCATCCTCCCTACGGCTATAGTATTGGTTCACAGTCTTGACCGTGCCCCAATATTGGGTCGAGTCTTATTAGACTCAGGCTCACAGTTCAACTTCGCTACGAAATCGCTGATGAACCGTTTAGGAGTACCAACTCAGACGACCAAAGTTAACGT GACAATACCAGTGCTAGTATCGGACAATGTAATCGGGAGCATTCCCTCGAAGGATTTGAACACAGACAACTGGAATCTTTCAGACGTAAATTTAGCGGATCCTGATTTCCATTTAAGTAGCCCAGTTGACATACTACTGGGAGTTTCGATCGTATTTGACATCATTCGAAGTGGCAACAAAGACATTGGTGAAGAACTACCGCGTATTCAAAATACGGCACTTGGGTGGGTAATTGGCGGTGGTAGGGCATACATAAAGGCAAACACCGAAGTATCAATGGTAATCAGTGGAACCAAGAACAGTTTCGTTCCTATTGAGTGGACTGAAGAGAAATCATTGTGCGAGCAATTGTTCGTAGATACCACCACACGCACAGAAGACGGCCGTTTTATAGTGCGACTGCCACGAAAACCCAACTCTGATCAACTGGGTGATTCTAAAACCTTGGCTCTAGGACAATTCTTGAAGCTAGAAAAAAGGTTTGAAGTGGATCCTTTGCTACATCAACAATATAGCACTTTTATTTCTGAATATTTAGAACTAGGTCACATGTCCAAGGTAAACGAAAAGGACTTAGACGGACTGAATGGCCCTGTGTTTTATAGTCCTCATCACCCAGTATTCAGACCTGAGAGCGCTACCACAAAATTAAGGGTAGTTTTCAATGCATCTGCAGCTTCTTCTAGTGGTCTATCACTGAATGACGTTCTAATGACTGGACCCACGATTCAGCAGGACACCTTCAACATTCTGCTCAGATTTCGGTTTCCCAAATACGTGTTGATTGCGGATCTCGAAAAAATGTTTCGACAAATTCTGGTCCACGAAACAGATTGTCAGTTACAGTACATTCTGTGGCGATTCTCTAGCGAAGAAGCCGTATCCACATACCGGCTCAACACTGTAACATATGGTACATGTTCGGCACCATACGTTGCAGCGCGATGCTTAAAACAAGTAGCAATTGAATCTAAAGCTAGGTTTCCGCAAGCTAGTAGTGTGATTGAAACAGACTTTTATATGGACGACATGGTGACAGGTCTCGACGATCTAGACGAACTAAttgaacttaaagaagaaattacAGCGATACTAAACGACGCTGGGTTCAAACTTCACAAATGGAATTCAAACTCATCTGCGTTAGTACCCGATGATAGGAAAAAAGATGAGGTAAAGATTCTAGGTCTACGATGGAACTCTAAGGTGGATGTTTTTGGGTTTCAAAGTGAACTTCAAATGCACACTAAGATCACAAAACGTAACGTGTTGTCAGATATTCAAAAGATCTATGACCCACTCGGAATGCTCAGCCCACTTGTCGTGCATG CGGACAAAAAAGTGGTCTTCGAAACAACCGGACTTATTGCTTGGACAACTGTGTCTAGTAAAAGACGACGCGTTACCAGCGAATACTTGGATTACGGGACGAGTGATCAAACTTCATCCTGGACCGGACAAGCACATTCGTGTAGCTACTCTGATTACGGCAAAAG caacggatCGTATCTGTGTAACAGCTATAAAATATCGTTCAAGCATCATTCTGATGGAAAGTATGTCtgctggccggacaaggcgtcttcccattacgccaaggaGACATTGGCGTACCTCAAGGAAAAACAGATTACGTACGTACCAAAGGAACGGAACCCGaccaacttgccccagtgccgtccGATCGAGGATTTTTTCAGCTTCCTCAGTACCCTGGTGTACAAGAATAA